One window of the Trifolium pratense cultivar HEN17-A07 linkage group LG2, ARS_RC_1.1, whole genome shotgun sequence genome contains the following:
- the LOC123908349 gene encoding serine/threonine-protein kinase SRK2I-like: MNPPPPPSSMSTGATIDMPIMHDSDRYDFVRDIGSGNFGVARLMRDKHTKELVAVKYIERGDKIDENVKREIINHRSLRHPNIVRFKEVILTPTHLAIVMEYASGGEMFERISKAGRFTEDEARFFFQQLISGVSYCHSMQICHRDLKLENTLLDGDPALHLKICDFGYSKSSVLHSQPKSTVGTPAYIAPEVLLKQEYDGKVADVWSCGVTLYVMLVGSYPFEDPVNPKDFRKTIQRVLSVQYSVPDFVQISPDCRDIISRIFVFDPAERITIPEIMKNEWFRKNLPADLVNEKVLDNQFEEPDQPMQSMDTIMQIISEATVPAAGIYLDQFISDNFDVDDDMDDIDSDYELDVDSSGEIVYAI; this comes from the exons ATGAATCCTCCTCCTCCGCCGTCGTCCATGTCTACCGGAGCAACCATTGATATGCCGATCATGCACGATAGTGATCGTTATGATTTCGTTCGTGATATTGGATCAGGGAATTTTGGTGTTGCTAGACTCATGAGAGATAAACATACTAAAGAGCTTGTTGCTGTTAAGTATATTGAACGTGGTGATAAG ATTGATGAAAATGTTAAGAGAGAAATAATCAACCACAGGTCTCTGAGACATCCTAATATTGTCAGGTTTAAGGAG GTAATTTTGACCCCTACTCATCTGGCTATTGTAATGGAATATGCATCTGGAGGAGAAATGTTTGAACGAATCAGCAAAGCAGGACGTTTTACTGAGGATGAG GCTCGTTTCTTCTTTCAACAACTCATATCTGGGGTCAGCTATTGTCATTCAATG CAAATATGTCACCGGGACCTGAAGTTGGAAAATACTTTGTTAGATGGAGACCCAGCACTTCATTTGAAGATTTGTGATTTTGGATACTCCAAG TCTTCGGTGCTTCATTCGCAACCAAAGTCAACTGTGGGAACTCCAGCATATATTGCTCCAGAAGTACTGCTGAAGCAAGAGTATGATGGAAAG GTTGCAGATGTATGGTCATGTGGAGTAACCTTATACGTGATGCTAGTGGGATCATACCCCTTTGAAGATCCCGTTAATCCGAAGGATTTCCGGAAGACAATTCAG AGGGTTCTCAGTGTCCAGTATTCCGTTCCAGACTTTGTTCAAATATCTCCTGACTGTCGCGACATTATAtcaagaatatttgtttttgacCCTGCAGAG AGAATCACCATTCcagaaataatgaaaaatgaatgGTTTCGGAAGAATCTTCCTGCCGATTTGGTGAATGAAAAGGTATTGGATAACCAATTTGAAGAGCCAGATCAACCCATGCAGAGCATGGATACAATCATGCAGATAATTTCAGAGGCTACCGTACCAGCAGCTGGGATCTATTTAGACCAGTTTATATCTGATAACTTCGACGTGGATGATGACATGGATGATATAGATTCTGACTATGAACTTGATGTAGATAGCAGCGGGGAGATTGTATATGCCATATAA
- the LOC123908352 gene encoding probable disease resistance protein At5g66900 yields MADPLGGAVGAVMGEMVKYAIQTIKKGQDFGPTLETNIQTLNALAPLVEEMKGFNDLLDRPREEINKLETHIREGKELVRKSKKLTLWRFFSFPSYQSKLQKKDEALQRHLAVNVQVENRKDLMDVLIKVNGILEILMRKDNLGQFDGGNQIRGLCGAPEEPQCKGMVEPLNKLKIELIKDGVSVLVLTGLGGSGKSTLAKKLCWDPQIKGKFGGNIFFVTVSKTPNLKNIVQTLFEHCGLRVPEFHSDEDAINRLGVLLRQVGRNPILLVLDDVWPNSEGLVEKFKFKMSDYKILVTSRVAFRRFGTPCQLDPLDHDHAVSLFHHFAQLNHNSSYMPDKNLVHEIVKGCKGSPLALQVTAGSLCQQPFEKWQNMKERLKSQTILESNSTNLLSRLQQSLDILEDINEKECFLDLGLFPDDQRIPVTALIDMWAALYNLDEDGTKAMAIVHDLNTRNLISVISTRKVATETDMYYNNHYVVMHDLLRELANHQSKGEPFEQTKRLIIDLNGDVRPDWWIGPNQQGIISRMYSFIAGMLVKQKQLKVAARILSISTDESFSSDWCDMQPDEAEVLILNLRSDKYSLPDFTEKMSKLKVLIVTNYGFHRSELTKFGLLSFLSDLKRIRLEKVSVPCLCIMKNLQKLSLHMCNTRNAFESCYIQISDALPNLVELSIDYCNDLIKLPDGFCNITTLKKLSITNCHKLSAIPQDIGKLENLEVLRLCSCSDLEEMPESVAGLNKLHCFDISDCVSLPNLPNDIGDLQKLEKLYMKGCSNLSELPYSVVNFGNLKHKISIICDEEGASLWEHFPNIPNLKIEMPKVEINLNWLHGTRS; encoded by the exons ATGGCAGATCCACTTGGAGGTGCTGTTGGAGCTGTAATGGGAGAAATGGTGAAATATGCTATTCAAACAATCAAAAAAGGTCAAGATTTTGGTCCAACTCTTGAAACCAACATACAAACTTTGAATGCTTTGGCTCCTTTAGTTGAAGAAATGAAAGGTTTCAATGATTTGTTAGATCGACCTAGAGAAGAGATAAACAAGTTAGAGACTCACATAAGAGAAGGTAAAGAGCTTGTAAGAAAAAGTAAGAAACTTACTCTATGgaggtttttttcttttccaagtTATCAATCAAAACTTCAGAAGAAAGATGAAGCTCTTCAGAGACATTTAGCTGTTAATGTTCAAGTTGAGAATAGAAAGGATTTGATGGATGTGTTGATTAAGGTGAATGGAATTTTAGAGATTTTGATGAGAAAAGATAATTTGGGTCAGTTTGATGGTGGGAATCAAATTAGGGGTTTGTGTGGTGCTCCTGAGGAGCCTCAGTGTAAGGGAATGGTTGAGCCTTTAAATAAGTTGAAGATTGAGTTGATTAAGGATGGTGTTTCTGTGCTTGTTTTGACTGGTTTAGGTGGATCTGGTAAAAGTACTCTTGCTAAGAAGCTTTGTTGGGATCCACAAATCAAAG GCAAGTTTGGTGGAAACATCTTCTTTGTTACCGTCTCAAAGACCCCCAACTTGAAGAACATTGTACAGACACTATTTGAACATTGTGGACTTCGGGTGCCTGAGTTTCATAGCGACGAAGATGCAATTAACCGATTGGGAGTTCTGCTGAGGCAAGTTGGGAGAAATCCAATATTGTTAGTCTTGGATGATGTTTGGCCTAACTCAGAAGGCCTTGTTGAGAAgttcaaatttaaaatgtcAGATTATAAGATTTTGGTTACTTCAAGGGTTGCCTTTAGAAGATTTGGCACCCCATGCCAACTGGATCCACTTGATCATGATCATGCTGTGTCCCTTTTCCATCACTTTGCTCAATTGAATCACAACAGCTCATACATGCCTGATAAAAATCTTGTCCATGAG ATAGTGAAAGGTTGCAAGGGTTCGCCGTTGGCGCTTCAGGTCACTGCTGGATCACTCTGTCAGCAGCCTTTTGAGAAGTGGCAAAATATGAAGGAACGTTTAAAGAGTCAAACTATCCTTGAGTCTAATAGTACTAACTTGCTTTCTCGCCTTCAACAAAGTTTGGATATATTGGAGGATATCAATGAGAAGGAGTGCTTCTTGGATCTAGGGCTATTTCCTGATGACCAGAGGATTCCTGTTACTGCCCTCATTGATATGTGGGCGGCACTGTATAACCTAGATGAAGATGGTACAAAAGCAATGGCCATTGTCCATGATTTGAACACTAGGAATTTGATTAGTGTCATATCTACAAG GAAAGTTGCAACAGAAACAGACATGTACTACAATAACCACTATGTCGTGATGCATGATCTCCTCAGAGAACTAGCGAACCATCAAAGCAAAGGGGAACCATTTGAACAGACAAAAAGATTGATCATTGACTTGAATGGAGATGTTCGTCCCGATTGGTGGATAGGACCGAATCAGCAAGGAATCATTAGTCGTATGTACTCATTCATCGCCGGAATGTTGGTAAAACAGAAACAACTAAAGGTTGCTGCCCGCATATTGTCTATATCAACTG ATGAATCATTTTCTTCGGATTGGTGTGACATGCAACCTGATGAAGCTGAGGTTCTGATTTTAAATCTTCGGTCTGACAAGTACTCATTACCAGATTTCACAGAGAAAATGAGCAAACTGAAAGTTTTAATAGTCACAAATTATGGTTTCCATCGTTCTGAATTAACCAAGTTTGGGCTACTTAGTTTTTTGTCAGACTTGAAAAGAATAAGGTTGGAGAAAGTTTCAGTCCCTTGCCTATGCATAATGAAGAATCTGCAAAAATTATCCCTCCATATGTGCAATACAAGGAATGCTTTTGAAAGCTGTTATATCCAAATTTCAGATGCATTGCCAAATCTAGTGGAGTTAAGCATTGACTATTGCAATGATTTGATTAAATTGCCTGACGGATTTTGTAACATTACCACATTGAAGAAGCTCAGTATCACAAACTGCCACAAGCTTTCTGCAATACCTCAAGATATTGGAAAGTTGGAGAATTTGGAAGTGCTAAGGCTTTGTTCCTGTTCTGATTTAGAAGAGATGCCAGAATCTGTTGCAGGCCTTAACAAGTTACATTGTTTTGACATCTCAGACTGTGTGAGTCTTCCGAATTTACCGAACGATATCGGGGACTTGCAAAAGCTCGAGAAGCTTTACATGAAGGGTTGCTCAAACTTGAGTGAATTGCCTTATTCTGTCGTCAATTTTGGAAATCTAAAGCATAAAATATCTATCATCTGTGATGAAGAAGGAGCTTCATTATGGGAACACTTTCCCAACATTCCTAATCTGAAGATAGAGATGCCTAAAGTAGAAATTAACTTAAATTGGCTTCACGGAACTCGTTCCTGA
- the LOC123908354 gene encoding probable disease resistance protein At5g66900: MADLVSGGAEEMVKYVIKTIKNGLEFGSTLQTGIETVKALSPLLEKIKSSTSNDLLDRPRDEDIVRLETKIRGIEELVEKSKKIKRTWWKSFSFPRYQAKLQEKDEDLQRHLAVHGQVMLLANVTEILNILKNMENLGQNQNRGLCGAPEAPHCMGMDDLLTQLKIEMMKKGVSVRVLTGLGGSGKTTLAKKLCSDPEIKGKFGTNIFFFTISKTPNWKIIAQTLFEYCGRRVPEFNNDEDAINRLRSLLSEVGTNPILLVLDDVWPGSESLVEKFKFDKMTDYKILVTSRDAFTRFGTPCKLDPLGHDHAVSLFRHFAQLNESSSYMPNENLLHEIVKGCKGSPLALEVIAGSLCQQPFEKWQSMMEFFQNESILESESYFPNNTPDTDLLYRLQESLDSLEDNNKKNCFIDIGLFPEDQRIPVTVLIDMWATLYNLDEDGKKAMAIVHDLNTRNLINVIATRKAATETDMYYNSRYVMMHDLLRDLAILQSKGKPFEQRKRLIIDLNGDDRPEWWIGSNQQGMISRVHSFVTGLFVKQKQLKVAARILSISTDETFSSDWCDMQPDEAKVLILNLRSDNYSLPDFTKKMSKLEVLIVTNYGFHCSELTKFELLGFLSNLKRIRLEKVSVPRLCILKNLQKLSLHMCNTKNAFESCSIQISDVMPNLVELSIDYCKDLIKMPDGFCNITKLKKLSITNCHNLSAMPQDIKNMVDLEVLRLCSCSDLKEMPESVAGLNKLRCLDISDCVSLPKLPDDIGHLQKLEKLSMKGCSELSVLPDSVIYFGNLNHEMHVICDEEGVALWEQYPNIPNIKIYKAEVEINLNWLHGTRS; the protein is encoded by the exons ATGGCGGATCTAGTTAGTGGAGGTGCTGAAGAAATGGTGAAATATgttattaaaacaataaaaaatggtCTAGAATTTGGTTCCACGCTTCAAACTGGTATAGAAACTGTGAAAGCTTTGTCTCCTTTACTAGAAAAGATCAAAAGTTCCACTTCCAACGATTTGTTGGATCGACCTAGAGATGAAGATATAGTAAGGTTAGAGACGAAGATAAGAGGAATTGAAGAGCTTGTAGAAAAAAGCAAGAAAATAAAACGTACTTGGTGGAAATCGTTTTCTTTTCCACGTTACCAAGCTAAGCTTCAGGAGAAAGATGAGGATTTGCAGAGACATTTAGCTGTTCATGGTCAAGTGATGTTGTTGGCTAATGTGactgaaattttaaatattctTAAGAATATGGAAAATTTGGGTCAGAATCAAAATAGGGGTTTGTGTGGTGCTCCTGAAGCACCTCATTGTATGGGAATGGATGATCTTTTAACTCAGTTGAAgattgaaatgatgaagaaAGGTGTTTCTGTACGTGTTTTGACTGGTTTGGGTGGATCTGGTAAAACCACTCTTGCTAAGAAGCTTTGTTCGGATCCTGAAATCAAAG GCAAGTTCGGTACAAACATCTTCTTTTTTACCATCTCAAAAACTCCCAACTGGAAGATCATTGCACAGACGCTATTTGAATACTGTGGACGTCGGGTGCCTGAGTTTAATAACGATGAAGATGCAATTAACCGACTGAGATCTCTGCTCAGTGAAGTTGGTACAAATCCAATATTATTAGTCTTGGATGATGTTTGGCCTGGCTCAGAAAGCCTTGTTGAGAAGTTCAAATTTGATAAAATGACAGATTATAAGATTTTGGTGACTTCAAGGGATGCATTTACAAGATTTGGCACCCCATGTAAGTTGGATCCACTTGGTCATGATCATGCGGTGTCCCTTTTCCGTCACTTTGCTCAATTGAACGAGAGCAGCTCATACATGCCTAATGAAAATCTTCTCCATGAG ATAGTGAAAGGTTGTAAGGGTTCGCCGTTGGCGCTTGAGGTCATTGCTGGATCACTCTGTCAGCAGCCTTTTGAGAAGTGGCAAAGTATGATggaattttttcaaaatgaatcCATTCTGGAGTCTGAGAGCTATTTTCCCAATAATACGCCTGACACTGACTTGCTCTATCGCCTTCAAGAAAGTTTGGATTCATTGGAGGATAACAATAAAAAGAACTGCTTCATTGATATTGGCCTATTTCCTGAAGACCAGAGGATCCCTGTTACTGTCCTCATTGATATGTGGGCGACACTGTATAACCTAGATGAAGATGGCAAAAAAGCAATGGCCATTGTCCATGATTTAAACACTAGGAATTTGATTAATGTCATAGCTACAAG GAAAGCTGCAACAGAAACAGACATGTACTACAATAGCCGCTATGTCATGATGCATGATCTCCTCAGAGACCTAGCGATCCTTCAAAGCAAGGGGAAACCAtttgaacaaagaaaaagattgATCATTGACTTGAATGGAGATGATCGTCCCGAATGGTGGATAGGATCCAATCAGCAAGGAATGATTAGTCGTGTGCACTCATTCGTAACTGGATTGTTCGTAAAACAGAAGCAACTAAAGGTTGCTGCCCGTATATTGTCTATATCAACTg ATGAAACATTTTCTTCGGATTGGTGTGACATGCAACCTGATGAAGCTAAGGTTCTGATTTTAAATCTTCGGTCTGACAATTACTCATTACCggatttcaccaaaaaaatgaGTAAACTGGAAGTTTTAATAGTCACAAATTATGGTTTTCATTGTTCTGAGTTAACCAAGTTTGAGCTACTTGGTTTTTTATCAAACTTGAAAAGAATAAGGTTGGAGAAAGTTTCTGTCCCTCGCCTATGCATATTGAAGAATCTGCAAAAACTGTCCCTTCATATGTGCAATACAAAAAATGCTTTTGAAAGTTGTTCTATCCAAATTTCAGATGTTATGCCAAATCTAGTGGAGTTGAGCATTGACTATTGTAAAGATTTGATTAAAATGCCTGATGGGTTTTGTAACATAACCAAATTGAAGAAACTCAGCATCACCAACTGCCACAATCTTTCTGCAATGCCTCAAGATATTAAAAACATGGTGGATTTGGAAGTGTTAAGGCTTTGTTCCTGTTCTGATTTAAAAGAGATGCCAGAATCTGTTGCAGGCCTTAACAAGCTACGTTGTCTCGACATCTCAGACTGTGTGAGTCTTCCAAAATTACCGGACGATATCGGTCACTTGCAAAAGCTTGAGAAGCTCTCCATGAAAGGTTGCTCAGAGTTGAGTGTATTGCCTGATTCTGTCATCTATTTTGGAAATTTAAATCACGAGATGCATGTGATCTGTGATGAAGAAGGTGTTGCCTTATGGGAACAGTATCCCAACATTCCCAATATAAAGATATATAAGGCTGAAGTAGAAATTAACTTAAATTGGCTTCATGGAACTCGTTCCTGA